From the genome of Glycine max cultivar Williams 82 chromosome 2, Glycine_max_v4.0, whole genome shotgun sequence, one region includes:
- the LOC102664231 gene encoding uncharacterized protein, with protein sequence MGQLAKQLADRPSSIFGANTEKNPKEECKVVMTKSKTVSMNEGEKRIGDEKQQLVTEPAIDPVMEPLSETEEEVEAEDDQRKEIPIIMSEKEITLQQMPLYAKFLKDMLTRKNKYIHSDTIVVEGNCNAVIQRILPPKHKDPGSVPIPCPIGEVFVGRALIDLGASINLMLLSMCRRLGELEIMPTRMTLQLTDRSITRPYGVIEDVLVRVKHLIFHADFVVMDIEEDVDIPLILGHPFMSTASCVVDMGKKNLEMGIEDQQISFDLFNEERKLMDQNVCLQVKDFDEKVLKERTKIDPG encoded by the exons atgggacaattggcaaaACAATTGGCAGACCGACCGTCAAGCATCTTTggagccaacacagagaagaatccTAAGGAGGAGTGCAAAGTTGTTATGACTAAAAGCAAAACGGTGAGCATGAATGAAGGAGAGAAGAGGATAGGTGATGAAAAACAACAACTGGTGACTGAGCCAGCAATTGACCCAGTGATGGAACCTTTGAGTGAGACTGAGGAAGAAGTGGAAGCAGAAGATGATCAGCGGAAGGAGATACCTATAATTAtgagtgaaaaagaaataa ctctACAACAGATGCCGCTCTATGCTAAATTTCTGAAAGACATGCTAACTAGGAAGAACAAGTACATCCATAGTGACACCATAGTTGTGGAGGGAAACTGCAATGCCGTAATTCAACGTATCCTTCCACCAAAACATAAAGATCCAGGCAGCGTCCCTATACCTTGTCCTATAGGTGAAGTTTTTGTTGGCAGAGCTCTTatagatttgggagccagtaTTAATTTGATGCTGCTTTCCATGTGCCGGAGACttggagagttggagataatgCCTACTAGGATGACTTTACAGTTAACAGATCGCTCCATCACCAGACCTTATGGAGTGATTGAGGATGTTCTGGTTCGGGTCAAGCATCTTATCTTTCATGCTGACTTTGTTGTAATGGACATTGAGGAAGATGTAGATATTCCCTTGATTTTGGGACATCCATTTATGTCTACTGCAAGTTGTGTAGTGGACATGGGGAAGAAAAACTTAGAAATGGGTATTGAAGACCAACAAATCAGCTTTGATCTAtttaatgaagaaagaaaattgatgGACCAGAATGTTTGTTTACAGGTGAAGGATTTTGATGAGAAGGTTCTGAAGGAAAGAACCAAGATTGATCCAGGATAA